A single window of Gadus morhua chromosome 22, gadMor3.0, whole genome shotgun sequence DNA harbors:
- the fam133b gene encoding protein FAM133 isoform X2 has product MGKRDNRVAYVNPIAASRSKGPTSSGPSIQDYLSRPRPTWEEVKELLERKKKGSRALADFEEKMNESWKKELAKNREKLLADRGREQEKQKRIADKAKEKSLAGKPKVMNIGMKGQIFHIAVKEKEDNVIDKEKDKKVLDKEKEKEEKKEKKEKKKKEKKEKKKSNRHSPSSSSSSSSSDSSSSSSSESDDEGEKKSVKKKRKRKKSSARKASDGSAAESDAESKKKKKKIKEEGDEKDEKSRHRKRKAERIHKDSSSGSSVVSEGEEAVDAKKKKRSSEEKDRITKSKKKRRKKHKKHGRKSKKRTASGSEHD; this is encoded by the exons ATGGGAAAGAGGGATAACCGAGTG GCATACGTCAACCCCATCGCTGCTTCACGCTCTAAAGGACCGACGAGCTCAGGACCTAGCATCCAGGACTACTTGAGCAGACCTCGGCCGACATG ggaggaggtgaaggagctgCTGGAAAGGAAGAAGAAAGGATCCAGAGCTCTGGCAGACTTTGAGGAGAAAATGAACGAA AGCTGGAAGAAGGAGCTGGCCAAGAACCGAGAGAAACTGTTGGCCGaccgagggagagagcaggagaagcaGAAAAGAATTGCAGACAAAGCAAAGGAGAAAAGTTTAGCAGGCAAACCAAAGGTGATGAATATCGGAATGAAAGGACAGATCTTCCATATAGCAGTCAAAGAAAAGGAGGACAATGTAATAGACAAAGAAAAGGACAAAAAAGTATTGGACaaggaaaaggagaaggaggagaaaaaggagaagaaagag aagaaaaagaaagaaaagaaggagaagaagaaatccAATAGG CattctccatcttcctcctcctcctcatcgagTTCTGATTCCTCCAGCAGTTCCTCCTCAGAGTCTGATGATGAG GGTGAAAAGAAGAGTGTAAAGAAGAAGCGGAAAAGGAAGAAGTCGTCGGCCAGGAAAGCTTCGGACGGCTCGGCTGCAGAGTCTGATGCGGAGAGCAAG aagaagaagaagaaaatcaaGGAGGAAGGTGATGAGAAG GACGAGAAGAGCCGgcacaggaagaggaaggcggAGCGAATTCACAAGGACTCTTCCTCAGGGTCCTCGGTGGTCTCTGAAGGGGAAGAGGct GTTGACgccaagaagaaaaagagaagcAGTGAAGAGAAGGACAGAATAACG AAATCCAAGAAGAAGAGGCGGAAGAAGCACAAGAAGCACGGGAGGAAGAGTAAGAAGAGGACGGCGTCGGGCTCGGAGCACGACTAG
- the fam133b gene encoding protein FAM133 isoform X1 → MGKRDNRVAYVNPIAASRSKGPTSSGPSIQDYLSRPRPTWEEVKELLERKKKGSRALADFEEKMNESWKKELAKNREKLLADRGREQEKQKRIADKAKEKSLAGKPKVMNIGMKGQIFHIAVKEKEDNVIDKEKDKKVLDKEKEKEEKKEKKEKKKKEKKEKKKSNRHSPSSSSSSSSSDSSSSSSSESDDEGEKKSVKKKRKRKKSSARKASDGSAAESDAESKQKKKKKIKEEGDEKDEKSRHRKRKAERIHKDSSSGSSVVSEGEEAVDAKKKKRSSEEKDRITKSKKKRRKKHKKHGRKSKKRTASGSEHD, encoded by the exons ATGGGAAAGAGGGATAACCGAGTG GCATACGTCAACCCCATCGCTGCTTCACGCTCTAAAGGACCGACGAGCTCAGGACCTAGCATCCAGGACTACTTGAGCAGACCTCGGCCGACATG ggaggaggtgaaggagctgCTGGAAAGGAAGAAGAAAGGATCCAGAGCTCTGGCAGACTTTGAGGAGAAAATGAACGAA AGCTGGAAGAAGGAGCTGGCCAAGAACCGAGAGAAACTGTTGGCCGaccgagggagagagcaggagaagcaGAAAAGAATTGCAGACAAAGCAAAGGAGAAAAGTTTAGCAGGCAAACCAAAGGTGATGAATATCGGAATGAAAGGACAGATCTTCCATATAGCAGTCAAAGAAAAGGAGGACAATGTAATAGACAAAGAAAAGGACAAAAAAGTATTGGACaaggaaaaggagaaggaggagaaaaaggagaagaaagag aagaaaaagaaagaaaagaaggagaagaagaaatccAATAGG CattctccatcttcctcctcctcctcatcgagTTCTGATTCCTCCAGCAGTTCCTCCTCAGAGTCTGATGATGAG GGTGAAAAGAAGAGTGTAAAGAAGAAGCGGAAAAGGAAGAAGTCGTCGGCCAGGAAAGCTTCGGACGGCTCGGCTGCAGAGTCTGATGCGGAGAGCAAG cagaagaagaagaagaaaatcaaGGAGGAAGGTGATGAGAAG GACGAGAAGAGCCGgcacaggaagaggaaggcggAGCGAATTCACAAGGACTCTTCCTCAGGGTCCTCGGTGGTCTCTGAAGGGGAAGAGGct GTTGACgccaagaagaaaaagagaagcAGTGAAGAGAAGGACAGAATAACG AAATCCAAGAAGAAGAGGCGGAAGAAGCACAAGAAGCACGGGAGGAAGAGTAAGAAGAGGACGGCGTCGGGCTCGGAGCACGACTAG
- the LOC115535739 gene encoding progranulin isoform X1 — translation MWCYSVLVLVGVAVGWSVQVSCYVVCPDGSLCANDNTCCKNIFGGYGCCPFPQAVCCSDMMQCCPNGWDCHVSTQTCTKEGHPLLRLPMRQKVIAGGPGGSLSTLPLSRLQGQRADLGQGGAEGPGGRQVDCGEEDDGSCPSGTECCRGADGGWLCCPVSAQDLGEALSPRGSAVHPATKAWNRILGLRENEMEGSDGMGGVYCDAVSYCPSGTSCCQGTAHGWSCCPDHMG, via the exons ATGTggtgttacagtgtgttggtcctagtgggcgtggccgtgggGTGGAGTGTCCAGGTCTCCTGCTACGTCGTCTGTCCGGATGGATCGCTTTGCGCAAATGACAACACCTGCTGCAAGAACATTTTCGGTGGATACGGCTGCTGCCCTTTcccacag gcGGTGTGCTGCTCCGACATGATGCAATGCTGTCCAAACGGCTGGGATTGTCACGTCAGCACCCAGACGTGTACGAAGGAGGGCCATCCACTGCTCCGCTTACCCATGAGGCAGAAGGTGATCGCTGGGGGACCGGGCGGCTCCCTCTCTACCCTTCCCCTCTCACGCCTCCAGGGGCAGCGGGCTGATCTGGGTCAGGGAGGAGCTGAAGGCCCGGGGGGTCGGCAGGTCGACTGCGGAGAGGAAGACGACGGCTCCTGCCCCTCGGGCACGGAGTGCTGCAGAGGGGCCGACGGTGGCTGGCTCTGCTGCCCCGTCTCCGCT CAGGACCTCGGGGAGGCTCTCAGCCCCAGAGGGTCCGCCGTACACCCGGCCACTAAGGCATGGAACAGGATCCTCGGGCTCAGAGAG AACGAGATGGAAGGGTCCGATGGCATGGGAGGGGTGTACTGTGATGCGGTATCCTACTGCCCATCGGGGACCTCCTGCTGTCAGGGCACTGCACACGGCTGGAGCTGCTGCCCTGACCACATG GGCTAG
- the LOC115535739 gene encoding progranulin isoform X2, with protein MWCYSVLVLVGVAVGWSVQVSCYVVCPDGSLCANDNTCCKNIFGGYGCCPFPQAVCCSDMMQCCPNGWDCHVSTQTCTKEGHPLLRLPMRQKVIAGGPGGSLSTLPLSRLQGQRADLGQGGAEGPGGRQVDCGEEDDGSCPSGTECCRGADGGWLCCPVSADLGEALSPRGSAVHPATKAWNRILGLRENEMEGSDGMGGVYCDAVSYCPSGTSCCQGTAHGWSCCPDHMG; from the exons ATGTggtgttacagtgtgttggtcctagtgggcgtggccgtgggGTGGAGTGTCCAGGTCTCCTGCTACGTCGTCTGTCCGGATGGATCGCTTTGCGCAAATGACAACACCTGCTGCAAGAACATTTTCGGTGGATACGGCTGCTGCCCTTTcccacag gcGGTGTGCTGCTCCGACATGATGCAATGCTGTCCAAACGGCTGGGATTGTCACGTCAGCACCCAGACGTGTACGAAGGAGGGCCATCCACTGCTCCGCTTACCCATGAGGCAGAAGGTGATCGCTGGGGGACCGGGCGGCTCCCTCTCTACCCTTCCCCTCTCACGCCTCCAGGGGCAGCGGGCTGATCTGGGTCAGGGAGGAGCTGAAGGCCCGGGGGGTCGGCAGGTCGACTGCGGAGAGGAAGACGACGGCTCCTGCCCCTCGGGCACGGAGTGCTGCAGAGGGGCCGACGGTGGCTGGCTCTGCTGCCCCGTCTCCGCT GACCTCGGGGAGGCTCTCAGCCCCAGAGGGTCCGCCGTACACCCGGCCACTAAGGCATGGAACAGGATCCTCGGGCTCAGAGAG AACGAGATGGAAGGGTCCGATGGCATGGGAGGGGTGTACTGTGATGCGGTATCCTACTGCCCATCGGGGACCTCCTGCTGTCAGGGCACTGCACACGGCTGGAGCTGCTGCCCTGACCACATG GGCTAG
- the fam133b gene encoding protein FAM133 isoform X3, which yields MGKRDNRVAYVNPIAASRSKGPTSSGPSIQDYLSRPRPTWEEVKELLERKKKGSRALADFEEKMNESWKKELAKNREKLLADRGREQEKQKRIADKAKEKSLAGKPKVMNIGMKGQIFHIAVKEKEDNVIDKEKDKKVLDKEKEKEEKKEKKEKKKKEKKEKKKSNRHSPSSSSSSSSSDSSSSSSSESDDEGEKKSVKKKRKRKKSSARKASDGSAAESDAESKKKKKIKEEGDEKDEKSRHRKRKAERIHKDSSSGSSVVSEGEEAVDAKKKKRSSEEKDRITKSKKKRRKKHKKHGRKSKKRTASGSEHD from the exons ATGGGAAAGAGGGATAACCGAGTG GCATACGTCAACCCCATCGCTGCTTCACGCTCTAAAGGACCGACGAGCTCAGGACCTAGCATCCAGGACTACTTGAGCAGACCTCGGCCGACATG ggaggaggtgaaggagctgCTGGAAAGGAAGAAGAAAGGATCCAGAGCTCTGGCAGACTTTGAGGAGAAAATGAACGAA AGCTGGAAGAAGGAGCTGGCCAAGAACCGAGAGAAACTGTTGGCCGaccgagggagagagcaggagaagcaGAAAAGAATTGCAGACAAAGCAAAGGAGAAAAGTTTAGCAGGCAAACCAAAGGTGATGAATATCGGAATGAAAGGACAGATCTTCCATATAGCAGTCAAAGAAAAGGAGGACAATGTAATAGACAAAGAAAAGGACAAAAAAGTATTGGACaaggaaaaggagaaggaggagaaaaaggagaagaaagag aagaaaaagaaagaaaagaaggagaagaagaaatccAATAGG CattctccatcttcctcctcctcctcatcgagTTCTGATTCCTCCAGCAGTTCCTCCTCAGAGTCTGATGATGAG GGTGAAAAGAAGAGTGTAAAGAAGAAGCGGAAAAGGAAGAAGTCGTCGGCCAGGAAAGCTTCGGACGGCTCGGCTGCAGAGTCTGATGCGGAGAGCAAG aagaagaagaaaatcaaGGAGGAAGGTGATGAGAAG GACGAGAAGAGCCGgcacaggaagaggaaggcggAGCGAATTCACAAGGACTCTTCCTCAGGGTCCTCGGTGGTCTCTGAAGGGGAAGAGGct GTTGACgccaagaagaaaaagagaagcAGTGAAGAGAAGGACAGAATAACG AAATCCAAGAAGAAGAGGCGGAAGAAGCACAAGAAGCACGGGAGGAAGAGTAAGAAGAGGACGGCGTCGGGCTCGGAGCACGACTAG